The Vibrio syngnathi DNA window TGCCGCTGCCGATGGCGATCCATTGGCTGTTGAAGTGATTGAACAGTTAGGTCGTTACTTAGGTGCCGCGATAGCTATTGTGATTAACCTTTTCAACCCTGAGAAAGTCTTGATCGGTGGTGTTATCAATCAGGCTAAAAGCGTGTTGTACCCTGCGATTCAAAAGTGTATCGAAGAGCAAAGTTTATCGGTTTACCATCAAGATTTAGAGCTGGTGGAATCTCGATTCTATAAACAAGCCACCATGCCAGGTGCGGCGCTTGTTAAACAAGCTTTATATGATGGCCAATTGTTAATGAAAGTGATTGAAGGCTAACCCCTTTTTATCGTTTTTAGCCTTCCTTGAATCCTTTCCATGCACTTAAACTATGTATAACAGCATTTGTTGTACTTAGTTTAAGCATCTGTGTATTTGCGCTTTGCTTTAACCTATCGAATTAGGCTATTGTAGCCACAGTTATTATTAGTCACTAAGGTGTTGTATGTCTGGCGTTTTAAATTCGGTTGATCAGAGAACTAAACTCGTCGGTGAAAACCGTCTGGAACTCTTGTTATTCAGCTTAAATAGTCGCCAATTATTTGCGATTAACGTATTTAAAGTTAAAGAAGTCTTAAAAGTGCCTGTACTCACTCGCTTGCCAGGCTCTCATCATCATATTACGGGTGTTGCTTCTTTACGTGGTGAATCTGTTCCTGTTATTGACTTACGCAGCGCGATTGGTTTCCCACCATCACGTGATGAGACTCAAGAAAATAACTTGATCATTACCGAATACAACCGAACCGTACAGGGCTTCTTGGTTGGACAAGTTCGCAATATCGTGAATACGACATGGACAGAAATCCAGCCGCCACCAAAGACTACGGGTCGAGCAAACTACTTAACTGCTATCACGCACATCCAAGAAGAAGAGCAGCACAAAATCGTTGAGATCATCGATGTTGAAAAGGTGTTAGCCG harbors:
- a CDS encoding chemotaxis protein CheV; translated protein: MSGVLNSVDQRTKLVGENRLELLLFSLNSRQLFAINVFKVKEVLKVPVLTRLPGSHHHITGVASLRGESVPVIDLRSAIGFPPSRDETQENNLIITEYNRTVQGFLVGQVRNIVNTTWTEIQPPPKTTGRANYLTAITHIQEEEQHKIVEIIDVEKVLAEIIDYDVSISDGVLDQQLANEMVGRNVLIVDDSSTARNQIKGTLSQLGLNIIECCDGLEALTLLKKWCDEGKDINQEILLMITDAEMPEMDGYKLTHEVRTDPRMHDLFITLNTSLSGSFNEAMVEKVGCNRFISKFQPDLLVEVTQERMRQIL